In one Dermochelys coriacea isolate rDerCor1 chromosome 20, rDerCor1.pri.v4, whole genome shotgun sequence genomic region, the following are encoded:
- the PDE1B gene encoding calcium/calmodulin-dependent 3',5'-cyclic nucleotide phosphodiesterase 1B isoform X2 produces MDAPRSPPQRGRDLLESPEGCPSPLELKSAPSKKMWVKLRALLRYMVKQLENGEVNIEELKKNLEYTASLLEAVYIDETRQILDTEDELQEIKSDAVPSEVRDWLASTFTQQTRAKGRRSEEKPKFRSIVHAVQAGIFVERMFRRTYTAVGPNYSTSVINCLKTLDLWCFDVFALNRVTEDHALRTIVFELLTRHNLNSRFKIPTVFLMTLLDALEAGYGKYKNPYHNQIHAADVTQTVHCFLLRTGMVHCLTEIEVLAIIFAAAIHDYEHTGTTNSFHIQTKSDCAILYNDRSVLENHHISAVFRMMQEDEMNIFINLAKDEFVELRSLVIEMVLATDMSCHFQQVKSMKTSLQQLERIDKSKALSLLLHAADISHPTKQWSVHSRWTKALMEEFFRQGDKEAELGLPFSPLCDRKSTLVAQSQIGFIDFIVEPTFSVLTDVAEKFVLPLVEEGSKSKSSSSQQSSSQWRQPSLDEHSELGDINADITSFRSTWTKYIQENKQKWKERAASGITNQTSIDELSPCEEEPRAPENQHNQNGDVE; encoded by the exons GCTGAGGTACATGGTGAAGCAGCTGGAGAATGGCGAGGTGAACATCGAGGAGCTGAAGAAGAACCTGGAGTACACAGCTTCACTGCTGGAGGCCGTCTACATCGATGAGACCAG ACAAATCCTGGACACAGAGGATGAGCTGCAGGAGATCAAGTCGGACGCGGTGCCATCCGAGGTGCGGGACTGGCTGGCCTCCACCTTCACCCAGCAGACCCGTGCCAAAGGCCGGCGCTCTGAGGAGAAGCCCAAGTTCCGCAGCATTGTCCATGCTGTTCAGGCCGGCATTTTTGTTGAGAG GATGTTCCGCCGGACGTACACAGCCGTGGGGCCTAACTACTCCACCTCTGTCATCAACTGCCTGAAG ACcctggacctgtggtgcttcgacgTGTTTGCGCTGAACAGGGTGACAGAGGACCACGCCCTGCGCACCATTGTCTTTGAGCTGCTCACCAGACATAACCTCAACAGCCGCTTCAAG ATCCCCACTGTGTTTTTAATGACCTTACTGGACGCACTGGAGGCTGGCTATGGGAAATACAAGAACCCCTACCACAACCAGATCCACGCGGCTGACGTGACCCAGACTGTGCACTGCTTCCTGCTGCGCACTGGCATGGTG CACTGTCTGACAGAGATTGAGGTCCTGGCCATCATCTTTGCAGCTGCCATCCATGACTATGAGCACACGGGCACCACCAATAGCTTCCACATTCAGACCAA GTCTGACTGCGCCATCCTGTACAACGACCGCTCGGTGCTGGAGAACCACCACATCAGCGCCGTCTTCCGCATGATGCAGGAGGACGAGATGAACATCTTCATTAATCTGGCCAAGGATGAGTTTGT ggagctgcggtCCCTGGTGATTGAGATGGTCCTGGCCACGGACATGTCCTGTCACTTCCAGCAGGTCAAGTCCATGaaaacctccctccagcagctggagag GATCGATAAATCGAAAGCGCTGTCGCTGCTGCTGCATGCAGCCGACATCAGCCACCCCACCAAGCAATGGAGCGTCCACAGCCGCTGGACCAAGGCTCTGATGGAGGAGTTCTTCAGACAG GGGGACAAGGAGGCTGAGCTGGGCCTGCCCTTCTCTCCGCTCTGTGATCGCAAGTCCACGCTGGTGGCGCAGTCCCAGATCG GTTTCATCGATTTCATCGTGGAGCCCACTTTCTCGGTGCTGACAGACGTGGCGGAGAAGTTTGTCCTCCCGCTGGTGGAAGAAGGCTCCAAGTCTAAGTCCTCCTCCAGCCAGCAGAGCAG TTCCCAATGGAGGCAGCCATCCCTGGATGagcattcagagctgggtgacatcAACGCCGACATCACCAGCTTCCGCTCCACCTGGACCAAATACATCCAGGAGAACAAGCAGAAGTGGAAGGAGCGAGCGGCCAGCG GGATCACTAACCAGACATCCATTGATGAGCTGTCACCATGCGAAGAAGAGCCACGTGCGCCCGAAAACCAGCACAATCAGAACGGCGATGTGGAATAG
- the PDE1B gene encoding calcium/calmodulin-dependent 3',5'-cyclic nucleotide phosphodiesterase 1B isoform X3, with product MAWFVKVQRAHLKGPILRLRYMVKQLENGEVNIEELKKNLEYTASLLEAVYIDETRQILDTEDELQEIKSDAVPSEVRDWLASTFTQQTRAKGRRSEEKPKFRSIVHAVQAGIFVERMFRRTYTAVGPNYSTSVINCLKTLDLWCFDVFALNRVTEDHALRTIVFELLTRHNLNSRFKIPTVFLMTLLDALEAGYGKYKNPYHNQIHAADVTQTVHCFLLRTGMVHCLTEIEVLAIIFAAAIHDYEHTGTTNSFHIQTKSDCAILYNDRSVLENHHISAVFRMMQEDEMNIFINLAKDEFVELRSLVIEMVLATDMSCHFQQVKSMKTSLQQLERIDKSKALSLLLHAADISHPTKQWSVHSRWTKALMEEFFRQGDKEAELGLPFSPLCDRKSTLVAQSQIGFIDFIVEPTFSVLTDVAEKFVLPLVEEGSKSKSSSSQQSSSQWRQPSLDEHSELGDINADITSFRSTWTKYIQENKQKWKERAASGITNQTSIDELSPCEEEPRAPENQHNQNGDVE from the exons GCTGAGGTACATGGTGAAGCAGCTGGAGAATGGCGAGGTGAACATCGAGGAGCTGAAGAAGAACCTGGAGTACACAGCTTCACTGCTGGAGGCCGTCTACATCGATGAGACCAG ACAAATCCTGGACACAGAGGATGAGCTGCAGGAGATCAAGTCGGACGCGGTGCCATCCGAGGTGCGGGACTGGCTGGCCTCCACCTTCACCCAGCAGACCCGTGCCAAAGGCCGGCGCTCTGAGGAGAAGCCCAAGTTCCGCAGCATTGTCCATGCTGTTCAGGCCGGCATTTTTGTTGAGAG GATGTTCCGCCGGACGTACACAGCCGTGGGGCCTAACTACTCCACCTCTGTCATCAACTGCCTGAAG ACcctggacctgtggtgcttcgacgTGTTTGCGCTGAACAGGGTGACAGAGGACCACGCCCTGCGCACCATTGTCTTTGAGCTGCTCACCAGACATAACCTCAACAGCCGCTTCAAG ATCCCCACTGTGTTTTTAATGACCTTACTGGACGCACTGGAGGCTGGCTATGGGAAATACAAGAACCCCTACCACAACCAGATCCACGCGGCTGACGTGACCCAGACTGTGCACTGCTTCCTGCTGCGCACTGGCATGGTG CACTGTCTGACAGAGATTGAGGTCCTGGCCATCATCTTTGCAGCTGCCATCCATGACTATGAGCACACGGGCACCACCAATAGCTTCCACATTCAGACCAA GTCTGACTGCGCCATCCTGTACAACGACCGCTCGGTGCTGGAGAACCACCACATCAGCGCCGTCTTCCGCATGATGCAGGAGGACGAGATGAACATCTTCATTAATCTGGCCAAGGATGAGTTTGT ggagctgcggtCCCTGGTGATTGAGATGGTCCTGGCCACGGACATGTCCTGTCACTTCCAGCAGGTCAAGTCCATGaaaacctccctccagcagctggagag GATCGATAAATCGAAAGCGCTGTCGCTGCTGCTGCATGCAGCCGACATCAGCCACCCCACCAAGCAATGGAGCGTCCACAGCCGCTGGACCAAGGCTCTGATGGAGGAGTTCTTCAGACAG GGGGACAAGGAGGCTGAGCTGGGCCTGCCCTTCTCTCCGCTCTGTGATCGCAAGTCCACGCTGGTGGCGCAGTCCCAGATCG GTTTCATCGATTTCATCGTGGAGCCCACTTTCTCGGTGCTGACAGACGTGGCGGAGAAGTTTGTCCTCCCGCTGGTGGAAGAAGGCTCCAAGTCTAAGTCCTCCTCCAGCCAGCAGAGCAG TTCCCAATGGAGGCAGCCATCCCTGGATGagcattcagagctgggtgacatcAACGCCGACATCACCAGCTTCCGCTCCACCTGGACCAAATACATCCAGGAGAACAAGCAGAAGTGGAAGGAGCGAGCGGCCAGCG GGATCACTAACCAGACATCCATTGATGAGCTGTCACCATGCGAAGAAGAGCCACGTGCGCCCGAAAACCAGCACAATCAGAACGGCGATGTGGAATAG
- the PDE1B gene encoding calcium/calmodulin-dependent 3',5'-cyclic nucleotide phosphodiesterase 1B isoform X1: protein MQQREQKMDAPRSPPQRGRDLLESPEGCPSPLELKSAPSKKMWVKLRALLRYMVKQLENGEVNIEELKKNLEYTASLLEAVYIDETRQILDTEDELQEIKSDAVPSEVRDWLASTFTQQTRAKGRRSEEKPKFRSIVHAVQAGIFVERMFRRTYTAVGPNYSTSVINCLKTLDLWCFDVFALNRVTEDHALRTIVFELLTRHNLNSRFKIPTVFLMTLLDALEAGYGKYKNPYHNQIHAADVTQTVHCFLLRTGMVHCLTEIEVLAIIFAAAIHDYEHTGTTNSFHIQTKSDCAILYNDRSVLENHHISAVFRMMQEDEMNIFINLAKDEFVELRSLVIEMVLATDMSCHFQQVKSMKTSLQQLERIDKSKALSLLLHAADISHPTKQWSVHSRWTKALMEEFFRQGDKEAELGLPFSPLCDRKSTLVAQSQIGFIDFIVEPTFSVLTDVAEKFVLPLVEEGSKSKSSSSQQSSSQWRQPSLDEHSELGDINADITSFRSTWTKYIQENKQKWKERAASGITNQTSIDELSPCEEEPRAPENQHNQNGDVE from the exons GCTGAGGTACATGGTGAAGCAGCTGGAGAATGGCGAGGTGAACATCGAGGAGCTGAAGAAGAACCTGGAGTACACAGCTTCACTGCTGGAGGCCGTCTACATCGATGAGACCAG ACAAATCCTGGACACAGAGGATGAGCTGCAGGAGATCAAGTCGGACGCGGTGCCATCCGAGGTGCGGGACTGGCTGGCCTCCACCTTCACCCAGCAGACCCGTGCCAAAGGCCGGCGCTCTGAGGAGAAGCCCAAGTTCCGCAGCATTGTCCATGCTGTTCAGGCCGGCATTTTTGTTGAGAG GATGTTCCGCCGGACGTACACAGCCGTGGGGCCTAACTACTCCACCTCTGTCATCAACTGCCTGAAG ACcctggacctgtggtgcttcgacgTGTTTGCGCTGAACAGGGTGACAGAGGACCACGCCCTGCGCACCATTGTCTTTGAGCTGCTCACCAGACATAACCTCAACAGCCGCTTCAAG ATCCCCACTGTGTTTTTAATGACCTTACTGGACGCACTGGAGGCTGGCTATGGGAAATACAAGAACCCCTACCACAACCAGATCCACGCGGCTGACGTGACCCAGACTGTGCACTGCTTCCTGCTGCGCACTGGCATGGTG CACTGTCTGACAGAGATTGAGGTCCTGGCCATCATCTTTGCAGCTGCCATCCATGACTATGAGCACACGGGCACCACCAATAGCTTCCACATTCAGACCAA GTCTGACTGCGCCATCCTGTACAACGACCGCTCGGTGCTGGAGAACCACCACATCAGCGCCGTCTTCCGCATGATGCAGGAGGACGAGATGAACATCTTCATTAATCTGGCCAAGGATGAGTTTGT ggagctgcggtCCCTGGTGATTGAGATGGTCCTGGCCACGGACATGTCCTGTCACTTCCAGCAGGTCAAGTCCATGaaaacctccctccagcagctggagag GATCGATAAATCGAAAGCGCTGTCGCTGCTGCTGCATGCAGCCGACATCAGCCACCCCACCAAGCAATGGAGCGTCCACAGCCGCTGGACCAAGGCTCTGATGGAGGAGTTCTTCAGACAG GGGGACAAGGAGGCTGAGCTGGGCCTGCCCTTCTCTCCGCTCTGTGATCGCAAGTCCACGCTGGTGGCGCAGTCCCAGATCG GTTTCATCGATTTCATCGTGGAGCCCACTTTCTCGGTGCTGACAGACGTGGCGGAGAAGTTTGTCCTCCCGCTGGTGGAAGAAGGCTCCAAGTCTAAGTCCTCCTCCAGCCAGCAGAGCAG TTCCCAATGGAGGCAGCCATCCCTGGATGagcattcagagctgggtgacatcAACGCCGACATCACCAGCTTCCGCTCCACCTGGACCAAATACATCCAGGAGAACAAGCAGAAGTGGAAGGAGCGAGCGGCCAGCG GGATCACTAACCAGACATCCATTGATGAGCTGTCACCATGCGAAGAAGAGCCACGTGCGCCCGAAAACCAGCACAATCAGAACGGCGATGTGGAATAG